Proteins found in one Larimichthys crocea isolate SSNF chromosome I, L_crocea_2.0, whole genome shotgun sequence genomic segment:
- the LOC104920391 gene encoding cyclin-dependent kinase 12, producing the protein MYSNRSEHSHSRQYSDRHSYDDRREERRDPHRDVPRDSHYKYGGADHSSAERTSRSREWSDSPKRLYSKDSLSRDRSRKSPLRRRMSSPDWGGSEKKKQRFTGGDEDDYRYRRVPEEKASRLSPDNLSRSHVTKDFKQTLPQEDDFKYRKTTQDSRQRYRHEEFTYRQQHNDSTSRWSSGYYNDRDGHETSWDHSQERTRSQDCSTKSYPKPRERNDSNSTDQEDHRQTRTRFPMNASSGQSWESDVTNQSAAAPEQNRPAKGFQRFLDVLNKGVNVDMLTKIVTQTSAKVDDQPHSPASFMSTADRPWSPSRPGKRQGSHQNTNHWSESQESQSTASPQPHHRSFSPKRRSLSDEKSLQRGDVERSYFSSNSRPGSPSVMEKLTPEDEHKHRHMQDVLQAIGMNLGFEELGQMSHRIQERLYGKKDSDGEHHRTRSRERDTRRAFSPRAQSRSSSSRSSLSPSTCVKKDPYSSQRDETGVHQIQQHQPIEYGQNSSSSILQENEKSEPNSQESTATCQAFSQNPTYTLSEPSPTAVMPMYSPVNSSPMPYPTLPPNLPPNLPHVGPGIFLPHLPPFVPYPHVPPLNIFPAVLAQTRHLLPQHMSNAQPLLNPPLNTAQKSKTLSRPRCLQVIETKQPG; encoded by the exons ATGTACTCAAACAGGTCCGAACACAGTCACAGTCGGCAGTACAGTGACAGGCACAGCTATGATGACAGACGGGAAGAAAGGCGTGACCCTCACAGAGACGTACCACGGGATTCCCATTATAAATATGGTGGGGCCGACCACAGCAGCGCAGAAAGGACAAGCAGAAGCAGAGAGTGGAGTGACTCACCCAAGAGGCTCTACAGTAAAGACTCACTGAGCAGAGACAGGAGTAGAAAGAGCCCACTGAGGAGACGCATGTCTTCACCTGACTGGGGTggttctgaaaagaaaaagcaaaggTTTACTGGAGGCGATGAAGATGATTACAGATACAGACGTGTGCCTGAGGAGAAAGCAAGCAGGCTGTCGCCAGACAATTTGTCACGTTCACATGTAACCAAGGATTTTAAACAAACGCTACCACAGGAGGATGATTTTAAATACAGGAAAACAACTCAAGACTCCAGACAAAGATATCGACATGAGGAGTTCACCtacagacaacaacacaatgaTTCAACTAGCAGATGGTCGTCTGGGTATTACAACGATAGAGATGGTCATGAAACGAGCTGGGACCATTCACAAGAGAGGACACGATCACAAGACTGCTCCACAAAG AGTTATCCCAAACCAAGAGAGAGGAATGACAGCAACTCCACAGATCAGGAAGATCATCGCCAAACCAGAACAAGGTTTCCAATGAATGCCTCCAGTGGACAG tcttgGGAAAGTGATGTCACCAACCAAAGTGCTGCTGCTCCTGAGCAGAACCGGCCAGCCAAGGGTTTCCAGCGTTTCCTTGACGTGCTTAACAAAGGTGTGAATGTTGACATGCTCACCAAGATAGTGACTCAGACCTCTGCGAAAGTGGATGATCAACCACATTCTCCAGCTTCTTTCATGAGCACTGCGGATCGTCCATGGTCTCCCAGTCGTCCTGGGAAGCGACAGGGAAGCCACCAAAATACCAACCATTGGAGTGAGAGCCAGGAATCCCAGAGTACGGCTTCTCCACAGCCTCATCACAGGTCCTTCAGCCCCAAGAGGCGCTCTCTGTCTGATGAAAAGTCCCTGCAAAGGGGTGATGTTGAACGAAGCTACTTCAGCTCCAACAGTAGACCCGGGTCTCCCTCAGTAATGGAAAAGCTGACACCTGAAGATGAGCACAAGCACAGGCACATGCAGGATGTTTTGCAGGCGATAGGCATGAATTTAGGATTTGAGGAATTGGGCCAGATGTCACATCGGATCCAGGAGCGTCTGTACGGAAAGAAGGATAGTGATGGGGAACACCATCGTACAAGAAGCAGGGAAAGGGACACAAGGCGAGCGTTTTCACCAAGAGCCCAAAGCAGATCATCATCAAGTAGGTCTAGTTTAAGCCCGTCAACTTGCGTGAAAAAAGACCCCTATAGTTCCCAGAGAGATGAAACAGGGGTACATCaaatacagcagcatcaacCCATTGAATACGGTCAGAATAGCAGCAGTAGCATTTTGCAGGAGAATGAGAAATCGGAACCTAACTCCCAAGAAAGCACCGCTACATGTCAGGCATTTTCTCAAAATCCcacatatactttgtcagagccGTCTCCCACAGCTGTGATGCCGATGTACTCTCCAGTAAACAGTTCACCGATGCCGTACCCAACTCTGCCTCCTAACTTGCCTCCTAACTTGCCTCACGTTGGACCTGGGATTTTCTTGCCTCATCTACCTCCCTTCGTCCCTTACCCCCATGTCCCACCTTTGAACATCTTTCCAGCAGTACTTGCTCAAACAAGGCACCTGCTCCCACAACACATGAGTAATGCTCAGCCACTTCTTAACCCACCTCTGAACACTGCACAAAAATCCAAAACACTGTCAAGGCCGCGCTGTTTGCAGGTTATTGAAACCAAACAGCCTGGATGA